Below is a window of Panthera leo isolate Ple1 chromosome B4, P.leo_Ple1_pat1.1, whole genome shotgun sequence DNA.
AAGGGAATGTTGCCCCACCTGAAAGGAACAAAGCCCATGATCAGGCAAAGAAGACATTGAGAACGCTATGGTTAAATAGTGACTGTGGTGGCTGGAGGGCAGTGGGAGAAAAGCTGCTGCCCAGCCTTCCTTTTACCTTAATCCTACTCACCTGTCCTTAACAAAAGGATTCACTTTGCAAGCCTCAATCAGGAATTTAACAACTTCGATGTGTCCTAGGAATatgggcagaaggaaaatgagatgGCACAGATCCTGAACCTTTTGGTGTTAACATTAGTATAGACTTTTGGCAGCTGGAGTCTGAACCAAAATGGGAAAGGCCTCTTCCCATTTTGCTCCCTGAAGCACCCAATAATAGTTGGCCTGCAAACTGCAGGGCATCTGGACAAAACCAGTTCCTTCCCTTGTAACCTTAAGGGCATATTCGATAGGGATTACTCTTGTTAGAAAAGAAAGGCtcttagggggtgcctggctggctcagtcagtagaatatgcaactcttgatctcaaggttgtgagtttagGCCCATGTTGGGAgtagtttactttaaaaaaaaaaaaaaaaaaaaatatatatatatatatatatatatatatatatataaaaagaaaaggtcttccccttttatttaacttttagatACCTTCAGCTGCAGCAACATGCAGGGCTGTGCGGGAGTCATAATCTTTCTGTTCCATGTCCATGGCTGACAAGGCAAACCTGAGGGTGGTGGAAAATAGCTAGAGTTACCCAGATCAGCCTAGAATCACTAGTGTCTTTTCTGAAGTGGGGTCAGACTGGATGGAttccagaaaaagtaaaacagagcTTATGGTAAGATCTGTAGACTCTGAGTAATCATGTTCTATAACCAGATGAGACTGTTACTCCCGAATCAGACGGGTGTGATGCTTCCAGAAACATCACTGCCTACATGTTTGCTGATGTTGGTGATCTACTTGAGGCAAGGTCCTTAATTACTTCCTAGGATTCTGCTCTTAACACCCAGGTTAATCCTAACAGTGACTACTGTTAATTAAATTCTTATCACATGGCAGTCACTGTACTTAAAATAatctccttaaaaatttttttctttagtgtttttattttttttttttatttttttttttataattttttttttcaacgttttttatttatttttgggacagagagagacagagcatgaacgggggaggggcagagagagagggagacacagaatcggaaacaggctccaggctccgagccatcagcccagagcctgacgcggggctcgaactcacggaccgcgagatcgtgacctggctgaagtcggacgcttaaccgactgcgccacccaggcgcccctagtgtttttatttttgagagagacagagcataaacgggggaggggcagagagagggagagacaatctgaagcaggctccaggctccgagctgtcagcacagggcctgatgcggggcttgaattcacaaactgcaagatcatgacctgaatggaagtcggatacttaactgactgagccacccaagcgcccctaaaataatctcatttaaatgCAATCTGTGCTATTTTATCTGGCTCTAAAGCTGAAGCACTTAACTATTTTGCTGTGTTGACTCCTAATGAGATCTCTGACCAGGAGTATTTTAGTGTGTTTATTTAGTACCTTCGAAGAGCTGAGACATCTCCACTATAGGCAGCAAATAATAGGTTCACCACAGTCTTGTTCTGGAAAACAAATTATACCCACCTTAGATTAACTGTGACTTTGAGCTCACCCAtgcccagctctgccctgtgACCGTTCTACAAAGATGCTTAGCCAAGGGTATTGCTAAAGCATTATGGAATGTTATATTCTGAAATATTCTTATAAGCCACCTTGGGTTTTCCTTACCCGAACTTCTCCCCCTTCACGCCGTGGGTCTAACTTCCGAGCACAGTGCCTCAGGTTGTCGTAGTTGTGGAAATTGAAGAGAGACACCAACTTCTAGAATCATAAGCCAAAGAGATTGTTTACTTACTCCCTGCACTTCGTAGAAGCTCAAAATtgtttcatttactcattcaaaaacATTAAGTCCTACATGCAAAGTAACTCACCTGGCAGAAGCTGATGCCCCTGTGGCTGTTCCCTAGCTTGTCCAGTGGAGGTGACAGACACATCATTCCCATGACATTGGGTACTACTAGGAGGATGGCTCCTGACACAGCTGACTTGGCTGGCAGGCCCACCTTGGGGACAAAGTTGAAACTGAGGATAAGCTAGAGGTGCCCCCAGGTCCAGATGAATAAGTTAGTCTATCCCAAATGACTGCATAGGCAAAGCCACATCCATCTCAACCTTTTGGCTTGTTAATTAGCTTCTTTTCTTACTaatctcctgccctctctcccttaaATTAATGGCTTCAgtaaggaaatatttgttgagtgtctaTGCTGTGCCTGATGCTGCCCTAGAACTAGGACAGTATCATTTGACTTCATTCTGGTGGTAGGAGATACATCatcaacagagaaaaataacCACAGCTTGtgggaaaacacaggagaaatgaAGTAGGGTGCAGGGATAGAGAATGAAGTGGGAGGGGGGCCTACTGGAGACAGGATGGTCAGAAaagcctctctgaggaagtgGCATCTAAACTGAGACCTAGAGAAGTGCCAGGCACGTGAAGAGCAGCAGAAGAGTGGCTTAGAAGCTGCAGCATCATGTATTGATGTGTTTGAGGGATTTGGTGTGTTTGACAAACTCCCCTAAGGATTCTCAGCCTAACTGCCTGGCTGGAAGCTACTGAATGATAGGCGGGAACAAGCTTCCATCCTCAACTTTGAGAGACTCCGTGTCCTCATGTCTCGGCTCTGGACTGGTGGCAAATGGATGGCAGGGCCAGCAGCACTCACATGGAAGGCAAACTGGCCTGAGAAGTCGTACATGCCGCAGGAGTGCATGAGGCTGAGGGTGTTGCGCACTGCTTCAGCGCTCAGCACGCTCTCTCCTGTGATGGGGCAGATCCCGCCATTGGCCAGGGTGGCTGCCATGACACTGCCTGACTCACAGGTCACCTCCACGGAGCACAGCTATGGAGACAAGGCAGAGGTGAGGGTGCAGTGTGGATGTGAACACTGTGCTCTTGGGTCTAGAGCAATGTTCTGGGCATCCTGATCTTTCAAAAAGTTCCCCTGGTGTTTCTGAAGGACACCAGAACCACTGAAAAGGAGCATCCCTCTTGTGGGTGAGAGGAAGGATGGCAGTCTGTCCTGTTCCTTTGGCCCGGAGCTAAACAGAAgtgtttcctcacctggaaataGAGATCAAGGGCAGCCATCATGTCCACCCCCTTAGGAAAGCACtgtaagaaagaagaagggagagcaTTTCTTTTCAGGCCATCAGCAGATCCTGTCACATTGCCAGGATCTCAAGCAAAGTCCCCAGCCCCAGTTGCCCTTCCACCAGCTGCAGAATTCCCGGGGACTTTCTATACCGGCCTCTCCCAATtaccttcttttcctttagatAGTAGCCAATGGCATAATTCCGAtcccctgtttccttctctgactgGAATCTGAAGCAAACACTGAATTTAGTACTTGATGTTTGAGGGTGGGTgtaaggagaggggaaaaatacCTTCCTTGAGAGAGATAGAACTAGATCACACATGTCAAACTAAAGCAGCCCCTGTATAAATTCTCACAGTAATACTGGAGGAAACTTCTGACCCTGAGGAAACACTGGGCAAAACTTTATTGTAAagcataaaaaaacaaaccaaacccaaaatGGGTCATCTAGTTTGGGAAAACTGATGAGCATTTTAGCCGTGAGGGACTCGTCAAGAAAGGGTTTAAGAATAAGCCCTCATACTGCCTCTCTTAAGTACTAAGTAGAaatggagggatgcctgggtggctcagttggttaagtgtcagactcttgattttggctgaggtcatgatctcatggttcatggattcaagccccacgtctggctctgtactgacagtgcagagcctgcctggattctctctctcttctctgcccctctcctgttcacgcttgtgcacacacgcaccctctcaaaataaaaacttaaaaaaagaaatggaacaagttttttttacaaagtaaacATGTCAATGAAGGGACTCTGAGGAAGCTATGTGGCCAAAATTCCCCTGGATTTCTTGCTCTTAAGATTTATCACCACCCCCACCTTCTctatcacacacatgcacacacaaacacaccccacAATGTATTCATCCAATCCTATGAACAGAGCCTTACGTAGCATTGCTGAAACCCATGTATTCGTTCCCAGCCATTTTGTTCAGATACTGTAAcacctaaaagagaaaaaggagcatGGAAGGCACCACATGAAAGAGAACCTCTACTAAACACACACTAGCCTGCCTAACTTTTTTGAACTCCTCAGTCCTTATCATAGCAGGGACTCAAGAGGCTTTTTCCCTCTGAGGCCACAGATCCCCACACCTCTGGAAATAAAGCTTCTAGTATGGGCTGGTGCATTATCAAAGTGGGGTTAGAGCCACGCACTGGGACACTTGGAAAGGATAACATGCCATCGAGAAAAGCAGCCAGGAGCTGAGTAGCAAGGGAACTTACAAAATCAAACTTCTCTGCTTTGTTACAGTCCatctgcaaagagagagagagagagagagagagagagagagagagatcgatcgATCAGCATTCCAAGCCTAGGAGGATGACAGGAGTGCCAGGAGGACCTAGTGGAGTTAATGTCTTAGACTGGTTTTgctagtgacttttttttttttttttttacaactgagTCTTTTTGTATACCTGCATATCATATCCAATGATCTTAAAAACCAAGCCATTTAGATTTTAGTATCAAGTAATGAGTACAAATAACCTCACCCCATCTGTGAGTTTTACCCATCCCTGAGCCTCACTTCCATTTCCATTCTCAATCCCAGCCCTCATCTGACTCTCACTTTCCTTCTCCTGATTCCAGTCCTGTCCCCAAGCCCCATTCCTATTCCTGATCCCCATCCTCATCCCTTATGGCCCAAGCTAGAACCATACTCTATCCCTATCCCTGACTCCCATAGCTATCTCCAACTGGAGTGACAGGAATGGGATCAGGAGGGGTGTTGCATTTAATACTCAATTACATCAATTATATTGATAACTGAAATAAAGCTGAAGATTTTAGCCGAGTGTCAGGTCCAATAGGCCCACTTAGATGGGAATGGAATGAGGCAGGTGCCAGTTACAGGGCTGTAGACAGAGCTATCCCGGGGCAAGGGGAGAGCCTGAGCCTGGTCTGGTCTCCCATTCCACCCCCACCACACTCCATTGCTTCCTGTACATGTCAACTATAGTGTCAACACCATAGGGACTCTGACACCTGAGTCCCAGGGGGGAGGGTTCCTAACACCACCTTCCCCAGGAGGGGCTGTGATTGGCTCTGGAGTGTTGCGGCCCACACTGTTCTCAGGTTCTTGCTCAAGCCCTGGGAGACCTACAGCTGACAGACCAGCCTGATACCCTTGCTCAAGGCCAACTCACAGTTTCAGGTGACGTGAATAGCTGCCCTGGCCTGGCCATTCAcccttctttctgtgtccctcaCCCAGAAGTGGCCAATCAGTACCCAACGGTGCTGTCCTCCCCCTGTGTCTGGCATTTGGCCCTTGGTCCTAGGCAGGGGTCAAGACCTGAAGACCTGCTCACTTCTCTAAGGGCCAGGAAGCTCTGGGCTCCAGACTCAGGGTTGGGGGCAGAGGTACAGCTCCTTTTACTAACATCTTCGACATATGTGGGTCCTTGCTGTGCCCTCACTACTTCCTGGGGACCCTCATAGGAACCAAGGCCCAGCAGTCTCCTGGAGAACTGGGCAGATATGTGGGATATAGGAACAAGGGGGTTTAGAGAACAGTACCTTCCAGATGGCTAGGATGGCACTGACCTTGATCAGGGAGCTCACAACAATGGCACCAGCATTGACCATGGGGTTATGGGGGATTCCTGGAGAAATACAAACCACCCAGAGTTTTATTAGCTGCTGAGCAAAGCCTCCTTTACAGCCAGCCCACTCTGCAGGCTAGACAAGAAAAATTTCTTTGCTGGGGAGGATGAAATGACAGAGCTAATCAGCAAagtcagagaaataaacaaacaaggcTGGAGGGATAGGTGGGAATAAGAAGAGGGACATCTATGAGTCTGGCCTGAGCCCTGGTAGTGCTCACCTTCCTCATTGAGAGAGAGCTTGTTGTAACGTAGGCCACTGGGCTCCTTGCCCACAAACTTGTGCACATAGTCAGTGCCTAGGGTGCTTATGGAGATGGCATAGGTGAGGGGCTTCACACAAGACTGCAGGCAGAAGGGGATCTTTGTGTGGCCCACGGAGTGCCTGGGGGCAGATAGGTGCCATGAAAGGGATCAGTCTATGTTCTGCACCCGTGctctgcctccccttcctctcaCCCAGCATCTTACCGCTGACCATCCACAGTGCACAGGGAGACACCCCACAGGTCTGGATTGGATTTGGCCAGCTGAGGGATGTAGGCCGCCACCTGGGCATGAGTGGGGAGACAAAACAGACAGAATGGAGATATGGATGTAGAGGGGGAACAGAGATAATCAGAGTCAGGATAAAGGTGAAAATTCTGTCTTCTGAAGGGCAATAGGGTTCCCTCCTGCCTGTTGTTCTCGGGGACACCCAAGCCTTAAGTCCAAGAAGGCCTTAGCTTTCTGTAGCTCTATTCCTATAGAGATGGCAGTAAAGCCTACGGAaagtaaaaagaggaaaattctgGGTTTTGGTTCTCAGGCTCAATTACCCTATAGGTCTCTTTCAAAGTTTGATTGAATCCTTTATGCCACTTGTCCCCTAAGAAACTTCAGATTCCTTCACCTGCTCTAGAAATCACATGTATAGAAATACATAAAGCATTTGTCCCCATTTTTAGAGGTTCTGCTTCTTATCTCTCATCCATGGATTCCCAGCCCCAAGAAATTTCCAAGAAGCAAGGTATATCTGGCCCAGAGCCCTTGCCCCTCCCTTAGTCCCCTGGCCCTCACTTTGCCTCCAGTGAGCTCTTTGGCATCCTCAAAGATGCGATCCACATGGCTCGTGAACTCCTCAAAATCAGGAATGACAAACTTCTTTCGGAATGCCTGGGTCAGGAGCACAATGTTGCTGCTCACACACCTGGATCCCAGACACGATTGGGTTAGGGGGCTGGAGAGATGCAGCTGTGACTCACTCTGGAGCCATGGAAGTTGGGAATAAAGAAGGCGTGAGTGGTCATGAGGTTTGGGACCAACAGCTCTATAACCTTTGGCATGTCACTTTATCTTTCTGGGTCTTAAGTTTCTTTTGCCCCTAAAATGAGGGGTTGTTGTAATGATGTGGAAAGATACCCCAAGACAGTGTCTTgggatataagaaaaaaatacccataTAATATGTATAGTGGGccatctttatattttaagaatccTAAGTcatataagtatatttatatatattcctgTATGTATGTAAATGCATAGGACGTTATCTAGAAGATACCCACTAATCTGTTAACAATGTTTACTTCTGGGAAAGGGGACTGGgattggggagagagggaaaggagaacatGTATTTCTATATTGTTTGAACTTATTATAATGAGTATATGCATGTTCATATGTTACTTGtgtaataagtaataaaatgaagGGTCAAACTATCCAATCCCCAAGAGCCCTCCCTGCCATTATAGTCTATGTCCACATCAGTTTTGAGAGTGGGTGCCCTTGTCTCTGGGGCCCTCACTTTTGGAAGAGATCTCGGTCCAAGAGGCCACCACTGCTGGACTCTCGAACCATGCGGCGCATCTGGCTCATGCAGTCCCGAAGCCGGGGATCTGATGTCTGCAGTCCAGTGGCCTTCAGTGCCTTTAGGGGAAAGAAGAAGCCTGGTAAGGTCAACTACAAGGACAGCAATGCAATCCTAATATTCTTTCCCAATGGATAACAACTAGCTCAATCCCAACTACTGTAATAGGTGGAACAAATGGGTTTGCAgactaagaaaggagagaattgtGCAGCTATGGAGACTGATAAAGGTTTCCTGCCCTTTTTTATCAAGGAAGCTGGTTCCTGAACCCTTGGGGTCAAAGTCTCAAACCAAGAAGAATGGCTGAGTCAGAGGGTTTCATCTTCCTACCCTGGTCCAGAGACTGGATTGCCTTATGAATCTAGACATCTACTACCATATTGCTACCATGGCCCGTTAGCCATCCCCCCACTTCCCAGAGATCCTGAAGATTCAGTGTTCTGAGCAGGTAGAGAGGAACTTACAGTAGTGAACTTGTGGATAGGGATTCGTTCCTGTCCCTCAGCAATAGTGTAGAAGAGCAGATCACCCAGGCGCGACAGCATGCCACTCTCTGATGAATCACTGTTTGGGGGCAGAGATAGGGGAGGAGGATAGGAACGTGAGAACtgctccctgcttctcctcctaGAACATGGCCTTATAAGTAGATAGGTGTCCTCACTCTATGCCTCCTCCCTGAACCAGCTGATCCAGCCCTATAATTCCAACTTTCACATCTGTCCTGAGAAGTCAAATCTTACTGTCTAGATTTCTTTTGTTCCTAACCTTCAGACCTTTATTTCTAGCTGCTTTCTAGACATTTCCATTTCTAGATGTCCCATAGGGAACTGCCAAACTCAAAATGTCCAAGTGTCCAAATGtcatttcccctccctccctctgctcctcttctgtgCTTCCCATTTGGGTTAATAGCCGTATCACTCACCCAGGTGCCAACCCAGAAATGTGGAATCATTTGGATAATTCCCATACCTTACATCCATGTTCAGTTGGTAACCCACACTATGTCTCTCAAATCCaccctgttttcttcctttgtgccAGCACGGCACAGTATAAAGAACAAGAGTTTGCcccttaatagctgtgtgaccttaataTAGATAGGAAATCAGGTTATTTAATAATGCTGAAcatgcttcctcatctgtaaaataagggtaGTAATGTCTGCTTTACATGGATGAAGTAGGCTTAATTAACAAAACATTTAGTGGAAAATGGTCTTTTATaaagtaaatgctcagtaaaccATGCTTCATCATCAGCTCCATATTGTCTGTTCCCTAACTGCTATCACCCTCCCTTGACTTCCAACCCATCTTCCACAATGTGCCAGTTAACTTTCTAAAAGTCAAATATCACTTCTCTACTCAAAAACCTTTGATAGCTCTCCAGTGCCTACACATAAGTTATTTCTTGGTATGGCATTCAAGGCTCTTAAAACCTACCaacattctttttctattctccaCCATGTCCCAACACTTCAGTTACGCCAGATAACAGGTAGGTCCTTGTGGACCAGATATGGTTAGGCTTCCTGGCCTTTGCTTATGCTGCAGCTTCTGCATGGAATTACCTTTTTATCCCTTCACTTGGAAAAGTCCTGCTCATCCTTCAAGGTCCAGATCAAATGTTACTAATTCTATAAAGGCTTCCTCAAACCTCCCAATATTGTTTATGCTGCTGGTATGACACAACACACCATCTTACTGACAGAAGACTCCCTTGCTCCACTgttagaggtgtgtgtgtgtgtgtgtgtgtgtgtgtgtgtgtgtgtttggcatcaacattctttatttttactaaattagaagtacaggagtgcctgggtggctcagttggttaagcatccgactcttgatcttagctcaggtctttatctcagggttacgagttcaagccccatgttgggctctacacccagcatggagcctataaaaaaaaaaaaagaagtacattgCAAAATCGTAAACAGGTATGGTAATATTTTGGATTACagattaaattcaaaataaaaagatgtaggggtacctgggtggctcactggttaagtgtccaactttggctcaggtcatgatctcacagttcatgagtttgagccccacgtgggtctctctgctgtcagtgaggagcctgcttcagatcctctctccccttctctctgcccttgccccaccctcatgcactctctttctcaaaaaaataaataaataaataaaataaaataaaataaaataaaataaaataaaaataaagtgatgtaaaattttttaaaaatattttaagtagtctctacacccaacgtggggctcgaactcacaacctcaagatcaagaggtgcatgctccactgactgagccaaccaggtgccccaagatgtaaAAATTTCTAATTCCAATTTTTCTGatttgaaattagaaaacacctttaaaaaaaaaatctcctaccCCCCCTTACCCATTTTGCACATCCTaccatcccctccctccaggTCTTTGTGTTTTGGATACCTATGTCTTCCTAACATTGAGCGAAGTCCCTAGCCCACAGTGGGTCTTCAATAAAGAATTACCAAGTTACGTTTCTAGGAAGGTCCCTATTGCCCAAAATATCTCTCTTGCTGGCTTATAATGCTTAACATTCCAGGTATTAAAAACTTCTTGGTCTTCAAGAGTTCTATTAATATGTTAACAGATTtagagaaattattttatcaGATCATTCCAAATATGACAGCTATTTGAGATTAAGACCCTTTAATCTCTTTGATCCAACAATTTGACTTCCAGGTATTTATCTCGTAAGTGTACTTACATACCTACAAAATAACATATTCCCATTTATTGCATTGTTAGTAATAGTAGTActagaaacaatgtaaatgtgCATCAACAGGGAACTGCttaaattatggtacattcatgtaatggaatattatgcagtataaaaaagaagagatgagaGAATTCTTTAAGTACTGATATGGAATGATCCCTAACATGTCATATTAACTAAAATAAGCCATCTGTAAAACAGTGTTCATAGTATGGTACTATttatgtttaaaaggaaaaagtatattTGCCTTTACAAGCAcaaaatatttctggaaggatatatatgaaacttgttaaaaaataaaaagaaacctgtaAGCCTGATTTACCTTCCTCTAGGGTGATGAAGCAAGTGCTGGGCAAAAGGAGTGGGAGGGATACTTCCCACTATATATCTTTTTGCATATTTTGAGccatatgaatatgtatatattatttattgaatatggaCATATTATCTATTGAAACAAggcattaaaacattaaaagtctCTCAAGAAGCTTGGCATAGACCAGGCATGTATGTGTTTAGGGTCAGGGGTCAGAAAGAATACCAGGAGAGGggtgttttcttgtttctgagGAAATCCAACTGTCACAATGAGGCTAGTGCCTATAAGGAGGACAGAGTCCATCTGGTGatagaagggaggaggaaaaagctATATGAGGAATAACGCAAGAAGGAAATTATGTAGGAACATTTAGAGGGCAAGTCTCTGTGCCTGGAAGCTGagggaagacaggaaataatgccATACCACTGAAGTATAACAAGCCTTAAGAAAATTGCAAACCCTTTGGCCCAGATAAGGATTGATCTATGATATAATGTTGAGGGGCGaaaaagcaaggtgcagaacAATGTGTATACCATGATACcattttcataaaaaagaaaggaaaaaaatatcaacatGTATTTGCTGATATATGCATACAATATCTTTAGAAGGTTACACAAGATATCGATGACAGGTGTCCCTGGGGAGCAAAATTTCCTAGGAATTTACTCTAAGAAATAATTGAACTGGTTCACAAGAATATGTAGTAACCAGATTGaagactggttaaataaattatgatacctCACACAATGGAATCTTAAAATGGCTAAATAGCAGCCACTAAAATGACAAgaatatcacacacatacacattcaatGGTATTAAAAGctgtttataaatgaaaaaggttACCAAGGAATATGAAGACTGTAAtcctatttttgttaaaattttatatatacatatatagggtATGTATGGATATACATCACAACATTAATGGTTACCTCTAATTTGGgatctttattttcttgatactctatcttatttttcttttataatcaggaataacaaagctaaatattaaaaaaacaaacaagaacctGAGTACCAGGGcattttttctgccttccttctcccccactccccaaacaCAAGAAACCCTCCCCATCATGGTGTCACAGTCCAGAGCCAATCCCCCTCCAGTGCTCTCAATTCCTTTTGCTCAAGGGAGAACCAGATCAAGGCTCCTACTAAGAATTCCCTGGGAGCAAAGGCAGCCATAGGCAGGAGGATCAAGGCTCCCCAAACACTTCCATCACCAGACACCACTGGGTAAGGAAGTATGTGTAGAAGGAACCAGGGATACTACTTGCTTCCCAGGAGGTTTAAAGGTGAGGGAGATTAAGGCTTTGCTCTGTCCCACCATTTCTCCCATGGTGATTATTTGGGGAAAGTTGGAATGGAGAgtagaatgagacagagagagggcttattct
It encodes the following:
- the GLS2 gene encoding glutaminase liver isoform, mitochondrial isoform X1 is translated as MRSMRALQNALSGAGSHCWLGGWGHLSRSPLLGGGVRHHLSEAAALGRETPHSHQPQHRDHDSSESGMLSRLGDLLFYTIAEGQERIPIHKFTTALKATGLQTSDPRLRDCMSQMRRMVRESSSGGLLDRDLFQKCVSSNIVLLTQAFRKKFVIPDFEEFTSHVDRIFEDAKELTGGKVAAYIPQLAKSNPDLWGVSLCTVDGQRHSVGHTKIPFCLQSCVKPLTYAISISTLGTDYVHKFVGKEPSGLRYNKLSLNEEGIPHNPMVNAGAIVVSSLIKMDCNKAEKFDFVLQYLNKMAGNEYMGFSNATFQSEKETGDRNYAIGYYLKEKKCFPKGVDMMAALDLYFQLCSVEVTCESGSVMAATLANGGICPITGESVLSAEAVRNTLSLMHSCGMYDFSGQFAFHVGLPAKSAVSGAILLVVPNVMGMMCLSPPLDKLGNSHRGISFCQKLVSLFNFHNYDNLRHCARKLDPRREGGEVRNKTVVNLLFAAYSGDVSALRRFALSAMDMEQKDYDSRTALHVAAAEGHIEVVKFLIEACKVNPFVKDRWGNIPLDDAVQFNHLEVVKLLQDYQDSYTPSETQAEAAAEALSKENLESMV
- the GLS2 gene encoding glutaminase liver isoform, mitochondrial isoform X2, with translation MPFLLDLGFWVRRARAVTCRPPGRAFGQVGPRDGACPSDSSESGMLSRLGDLLFYTIAEGQERIPIHKFTTALKATGLQTSDPRLRDCMSQMRRMVRESSSGGLLDRDLFQKCVSSNIVLLTQAFRKKFVIPDFEEFTSHVDRIFEDAKELTGGKVAAYIPQLAKSNPDLWGVSLCTVDGQRHSVGHTKIPFCLQSCVKPLTYAISISTLGTDYVHKFVGKEPSGLRYNKLSLNEEGIPHNPMVNAGAIVVSSLIKMDCNKAEKFDFVLQYLNKMAGNEYMGFSNATFQSEKETGDRNYAIGYYLKEKKCFPKGVDMMAALDLYFQLCSVEVTCESGSVMAATLANGGICPITGESVLSAEAVRNTLSLMHSCGMYDFSGQFAFHVGLPAKSAVSGAILLVVPNVMGMMCLSPPLDKLGNSHRGISFCQKLVSLFNFHNYDNLRHCARKLDPRREGGEVRNKTVVNLLFAAYSGDVSALRRFALSAMDMEQKDYDSRTALHVAAAEGHIEVVKFLIEACKVNPFVKDRWGNIPLDDAVQFNHLEVVKLLQDYQDSYTPSETQAEAAAEALSKENLESMV
- the GLS2 gene encoding glutaminase liver isoform, mitochondrial isoform X3 produces the protein MRSMRALQNALSGAGSHCWLGGWGHLSRSPLLGGGVRHHLSEAAALGRETPHSHQPQHRDHDSSESGMLSRLGDLLFYTIAEGQERIPIHKFTTALKATGLQTSDPRLRDCMSQMRRMVRESSSGGLLDRDLFQKCVSSNIVLLTQAFRKKFVIPDFEEFTSHVDRIFEDAKELTGGKVAAYIPQLAKSNPDLWGVSLCTVDGQRHSVGHTKIPFCLQSCVKPLTYAISISTLGTDYVHKFVGKEPSGLRYNKLSLNEEGIPHNPMVNAGAIVVSSLIKMDCNKAEKFDFVLQYLNKMAGNEYMGFSNATFQSEKETGDRNYAIGYYLKEKKCFPKGVDMMAALDLYFQVGLPAKSAVSGAILLVVPNVMGMMCLSPPLDKLGNSHRGISFCQKLVSLFNFHNYDNLRHCARKLDPRREGGEVRNKTVVNLLFAAYSGDVSALRRFALSAMDMEQKDYDSRTALHVAAAEGHIEVVKFLIEACKVNPFVKDRWGNIPLDDAVQFNHLEVVKLLQDYQDSYTPSETQAEAAAEALSKENLESMV